A stretch of the Rhinoderma darwinii isolate aRhiDar2 chromosome 3, aRhiDar2.hap1, whole genome shotgun sequence genome encodes the following:
- the LOC142751035 gene encoding serine protease inhibitor Kazal-type 1-like, with translation MIFRVILSMMTMILLCLLLGTAKTNPASDEGREPKCDVGATARCPRNYDPVCGSDQHTYDNECLLCMEKIKKNIQIKVSKNGRC, from the exons ATGATCTTTAGAGTTATCCTGTCGATGATGACAATGATTCTTCTTTGTCTTCTTTTGG GTACTGCAAAGACTAACCCTGCTTCAGATGAAGGAAGAGAG CCTAAATGTGACGTAGGTGCGACAGCAAGATGCCCACGGAATTATGACCCTGTGTGTGGCAGCGATCAACATACATATGACAATGAATGTCTGCTCTGTATGGAAAAGAT AAAGAAGAACATTCAAATTAAAGTCTCCAAAAATGGAAGATGCTGA